The Panicum hallii strain FIL2 chromosome 9, PHallii_v3.1, whole genome shotgun sequence genome has a window encoding:
- the LOC112873035 gene encoding uncharacterized protein LOC112873035: protein MRRPAGSVRPAAALAILFGALVLMALVMDDGEKAALPASDAAIGGRRMMLRADGEQRTLEDFRADDPFQDSKRRVPNGPDPIHNRGTGKSGRSPGRA from the exons ATGAGAAGGCCGGCGGGGTCCgtgaggccggcggcggcattGGCCATCTTGTTTGGAGCGCTTGTGTTGATGGCGTTGGTCATGGACGACGGCGAGAAAGCGGCTCTGCCGGCGAGCGACGCGGCGATCGGCGGGAGGAGAATGATGCTCAGAGCAGATGGAGAGCAGAGGACTCTAGAGGATTTCAGAGCTGATGATCCCTTCCAGGACAGCAAGAGGAGGGTGCCTAATGGCCCTGATCCCATCCACAACAG GGGAACTGGCAAGTCCGGGCGATCGCCAGGCCGAGCTTGA